A region of Oryzias latipes chromosome 18, ASM223467v1 DNA encodes the following proteins:
- the LOC105356451 gene encoding uncharacterized protein LOC105356451, with protein MQTACGDSMELELNHEIHGERTLAEVDLLEDFAQNMADSIMESFLSMMAEEKVSISDPDQMLAEEMALVIIETALGEVCLAQSAKDQTEGSQTACKKTENESFMEYSKVDLMDTSPTKKIYSVPPPHPPLYQSGLPVVGSLDYPDAPPTTPLIPELERSRHSFAQKLKGGLANAFLPSPPPPTPKDKEEKSSIDPHMVLMEHLMHSLCTDDLPKGGYEEAPQHGAGIEHFAETLSCDIMSGVLSVKGKEEIQDTINLDLLAQQMAETIITLSLDKTKML; from the coding sequence ATGCAGACTGCATGTGGAGATTCGATGGAGCTGGAGCTCAACCATGAAATCCATGGAGAAAGAACACTGGCAGAGGTTGACCTTCTTGAGGATTTTGCCCAAAATATGGCAGACAGCATAATGGAATCTTTTCTAAGCATGATGGCTGAAGAGAAGGTGTCCATCTCTGATCCAGATCAGATGTTGGCAGAGGAGATGGCGTTAGTGATCATTGAAACAGCACTGGGAGAAGTGTGTTTAGCTCAGAGTGCGAAAGATCAGACTGAAGGATCGCAAACTGCTTgtaaaaagactgaaaatgaGTCTTTCATGGAGTATTCTAAGGTAGACTTGATGGACACGAGTCCAACTAAAAAGATCTATTCCGTTCCGCCCCCACATCCACCTTTATATCAGTCCGGCCTCCCTGTCGTGGGCTCTCTCGACTACCCCGACGCCCCTCCCACCACCCCTCTCATACCTGAGCTTGAGAGGAGCAGACACAGCTTTGCTCAGAAGCTGAAGGGAGGATTAGCCAATGCTTTTCTGCCCTCCCCACCTCCCCCAACTCCAAAAGACAAAGAGGAGAAGTCGAGCATTGACCCTCACATGGTACTGATGGAACATCTGATGCACTCGCTGTGCACAGACGATTTACCTAAAGGTGGCTATGAAGAAGCCCCTCAGCATGGAGCCGGGATAGAACATTTTGCTGAGACCTTGTCGTGTGACATCATGAGTGGGGTTTTAAGTGTCAAAGGCAAGGAGGAGATACAAGACACAATAAACCTGGATCTGTTGGCCCAGCAGATGGCTGAAACCATCATCACCCTCTCTCTTGATAAAACTAAAATGCTTTAA